A single genomic interval of Aureliella helgolandensis harbors:
- a CDS encoding site-2 protease family protein, with the protein MLVEGFNLFPSLDSLPLLLAESASIGATLGGLVTKFWLFFQVALGLGFVIFVHELGHFLAAKTFGVRCDKFYVGFDVPISIGPIKLPRTLGKFQWGETEYGIGIVPLGGYVKMLGQDDDPRKAAEENEKIRLGGDQEGTDEPELDPRSFPAKPVWQRMIIISAGVVMNLIFAVLLAGVAYRFGVPYTPTIVGSTYGGSPAWSTGLQTGDHIVRYGDRQEDDPQVRYSDFSMSVVMGGFQGKKEFPIAAERDGKRIEVVAIPTADYSLDHDVYRIGLNSPTTPVIGGTPYSPVSLLASVKPDLQAGDRIIAVNDETLPVDPRVDGILGSELTSRLQAHFETPVTVTVERPAEGTEGSPQTLQVELPAVPVKWLGLGFAPGPVVALQKGSIGEASGIKVGDVIEAVNDEPVVNALRLPAQIAALSGQEIRLKVRRGSAPNSIAEAITLDLKAAEAETDEDEAATPESDQSPAEDEQLASQESSAGEVLEITLAGPQQAEFDPIASLNGALTLGGLGIAFEVTSKISYVDPEISGEQVRVGDQLEQFLWVASDEDKEELDTMFSKQAFKKQAIEQGKFNVACLYDFLQGVPEGAKFKCYIRREGKILEPELKVASSQDWFWHQRGVGLSPLMDTITTDSFLSSIQLGLGETARRFTDVLDFLQLLVTGRIGAKGVGGPIAIVQAASSEASFGVSRLLLFLTLLSANLAILNFLPIPALDGGHMVFLLWEFITGKPVNEAVQIRLTMLGVLGLLSLMAFVVVNDILRNVS; encoded by the coding sequence ATGCTAGTCGAAGGATTCAACTTGTTCCCATCCCTGGACTCCCTGCCATTATTGCTGGCAGAGAGCGCATCCATCGGTGCAACACTCGGTGGTTTGGTCACCAAATTTTGGCTATTTTTTCAGGTGGCGCTGGGTCTGGGGTTCGTGATTTTCGTGCACGAACTGGGACACTTCTTGGCGGCCAAGACCTTTGGCGTCCGGTGCGACAAGTTTTACGTGGGGTTTGATGTTCCAATTTCTATTGGCCCTATCAAACTGCCACGAACGCTCGGGAAATTTCAGTGGGGGGAAACCGAGTACGGTATCGGTATCGTTCCCTTGGGCGGTTACGTCAAAATGCTGGGACAGGACGACGACCCTCGGAAAGCGGCCGAAGAGAACGAGAAGATTCGTCTAGGCGGAGATCAAGAGGGGACGGACGAACCGGAGCTCGATCCTCGCAGTTTTCCAGCCAAGCCCGTGTGGCAGCGGATGATTATCATCTCTGCTGGCGTCGTGATGAATCTTATCTTCGCCGTTTTGCTGGCTGGCGTGGCCTATCGCTTTGGCGTTCCCTACACCCCCACCATCGTCGGTTCGACCTATGGCGGCAGCCCCGCCTGGTCCACCGGCCTGCAAACGGGCGACCACATCGTGCGCTACGGCGATCGGCAGGAGGACGATCCTCAAGTTCGCTATTCCGATTTTTCCATGTCGGTCGTCATGGGTGGTTTTCAAGGGAAGAAAGAATTCCCCATTGCCGCTGAGCGAGACGGAAAAAGAATCGAAGTGGTGGCAATTCCAACCGCTGACTACAGCTTGGATCACGACGTCTATCGAATTGGGCTCAATTCCCCCACAACCCCCGTCATTGGAGGAACCCCCTACTCTCCAGTATCGCTACTGGCGTCGGTGAAGCCCGATCTGCAAGCTGGAGATCGCATCATTGCCGTCAACGACGAGACCTTGCCGGTCGACCCTCGCGTTGACGGCATCTTGGGCTCCGAGCTGACCTCGCGTCTCCAAGCTCATTTTGAAACGCCAGTTACCGTCACGGTAGAACGCCCTGCAGAGGGAACCGAGGGTTCTCCCCAAACGTTGCAAGTCGAATTGCCTGCCGTTCCGGTCAAATGGTTGGGACTCGGTTTTGCTCCGGGACCGGTCGTGGCCCTGCAAAAGGGTTCGATCGGAGAGGCCAGCGGTATAAAAGTGGGAGACGTCATTGAAGCGGTTAACGACGAACCAGTCGTCAATGCGCTCCGTCTGCCAGCCCAAATTGCAGCCCTGAGCGGGCAAGAGATTCGCTTGAAGGTACGGCGCGGAAGCGCGCCCAACTCCATTGCGGAAGCCATCACCCTGGATCTTAAAGCCGCAGAGGCGGAGACCGACGAAGACGAGGCGGCCACACCCGAGAGCGACCAATCGCCAGCGGAAGACGAACAACTGGCCAGTCAAGAATCGTCCGCCGGAGAAGTCCTCGAAATCACACTGGCTGGTCCGCAGCAAGCGGAATTCGATCCCATCGCAAGCTTGAACGGAGCTCTGACGTTGGGAGGACTGGGAATTGCCTTCGAGGTCACCTCCAAGATTAGCTACGTCGATCCGGAAATTTCCGGCGAGCAAGTTCGCGTGGGAGATCAGCTGGAGCAGTTCTTATGGGTCGCCTCCGACGAGGACAAGGAAGAACTCGACACGATGTTCAGCAAGCAGGCCTTCAAGAAGCAAGCCATCGAGCAAGGCAAGTTCAATGTGGCCTGCCTGTATGATTTTCTGCAAGGCGTCCCGGAAGGTGCAAAGTTCAAGTGTTACATACGACGGGAAGGTAAGATTCTGGAGCCTGAACTGAAAGTTGCCAGCTCCCAAGATTGGTTTTGGCATCAACGAGGGGTGGGCCTTTCCCCGCTCATGGATACCATCACGACCGACAGTTTCCTGAGCTCGATTCAGTTGGGATTGGGGGAAACGGCGCGCCGATTTACGGACGTGCTAGACTTCTTGCAATTGCTAGTCACCGGTCGCATTGGGGCCAAGGGAGTTGGTGGCCCCATCGCCATTGTGCAAGCCGCATCGAGCGAAGCCAGCTTTGGTGTTTCCCGCTTGTTGTTGTTCCTCACGCTGTTGAGTGCGAACTTGGCCATTCTAAACTTCCTGCCGATTCCGGCGCTCGATGGGGGCCACATGGTATTCCTGCTGTGGGAGTTCATTACTGGTAAACCGGTAAACGAAGCGGTGCAGATTCGGTTGACCATGCTGGGCGTTCTGGGGCTACTGAGCCTCATGGCCTTTGTGGTTGTGAATGATATCCTGCGCAATGTGAGCTAA
- the dxr gene encoding 1-deoxy-D-xylulose-5-phosphate reductoisomerase: MLKPISSSTKPKNSIAVLGATGSIGAATLEVVRELGEPWHLWGASAHSRILELAGTLQDFQPHYMVATCAEAARGCDRSRLPPGCELLVGPDALVRLAQDPSVDTVVAAIVGSAGLMSTLAAAQAGKRLALANKETLVVAGGLVTDALRQSGGEMVPVDSEHSAIFQALQAGSKREVERIVLTASGGPFRTWTSAQMADASVEDALAHPTWQMGRKISIDSATMMNKALEVIEARWLFDLPADKISVVVHPQSIIHSFVEFTDGSVLAQLSPPDMRLPIQYALTYPDRIACPCPKMDWRQPWTLDLEPADEERFPALELGWEVAKRGGTCGVVVNAANEAAVELFLSGELRFPEIVAGCRRILDQHHYTPSPGLDELMRLDRWAREETLKWAAQC, from the coding sequence GTGCTCAAACCCATTTCTAGTTCGACCAAGCCTAAAAATTCGATAGCCGTGCTGGGAGCGACGGGGAGCATCGGTGCGGCGACGCTGGAAGTGGTCCGCGAGCTGGGGGAGCCATGGCACCTGTGGGGTGCATCGGCCCACTCTCGCATTTTAGAACTAGCCGGCACGCTGCAGGATTTCCAGCCGCATTATATGGTGGCGACCTGTGCCGAGGCGGCGCGTGGTTGTGACCGCTCGCGACTCCCGCCAGGCTGTGAATTGCTGGTCGGCCCCGATGCCTTGGTACGCCTCGCCCAAGATCCGTCCGTCGACACCGTCGTGGCGGCCATTGTCGGATCGGCGGGATTGATGAGTACCCTGGCGGCCGCTCAGGCTGGCAAGCGTCTGGCCCTCGCCAACAAAGAGACATTAGTGGTGGCTGGGGGACTGGTGACAGACGCACTCCGCCAAAGTGGGGGAGAGATGGTCCCGGTCGACAGCGAGCACAGCGCCATCTTCCAAGCCTTGCAAGCGGGCTCCAAACGCGAGGTGGAGCGCATCGTGCTAACCGCTAGCGGTGGCCCCTTTCGAACCTGGACCTCCGCTCAGATGGCCGACGCCTCGGTCGAAGATGCCCTGGCCCATCCGACGTGGCAGATGGGGCGCAAGATCAGCATCGATTCTGCCACGATGATGAACAAAGCCTTGGAAGTGATCGAAGCCCGCTGGTTGTTCGATCTGCCTGCCGACAAGATCTCGGTCGTCGTCCATCCGCAATCGATCATTCATTCCTTCGTGGAGTTCACCGATGGCAGCGTCCTGGCTCAACTCAGTCCGCCCGATATGCGACTTCCCATACAATATGCGCTCACCTACCCTGACCGAATTGCCTGTCCATGCCCTAAAATGGATTGGCGACAACCCTGGACGCTGGACTTAGAGCCCGCGGACGAGGAGCGATTTCCCGCCCTGGAGCTTGGCTGGGAGGTCGCGAAGCGTGGAGGAACTTGTGGCGTGGTTGTGAACGCTGCCAATGAAGCTGCCGTAGAACTATTTTTGTCTGGTGAACTTCGTTTTCCAGAAATAGTCGCCGGGTGCCGGCGAATATTAGATCAACACCATTACACCCCGAGTCCTGGACTCGATGAACTGATGCGCTTAGACCGATGGGCGCGAGAGGAGACACTCAAGTGGGCAGCTCAATGCTAG
- the ftsH gene encoding ATP-dependent zinc metalloprotease FtsH: MSNQDDPEKKGEGKASNWVWYLVLTCIILLSVGVFFVQNSILRLKYPDLMRLLSETRYVEKGSTELLLTTPGEDGQTVARTGSVVIRNSAQPDRTITLSKIRDVRIDETTITGMVHQVVRQGDKETSSGDTPFRSNKDSSDETANELRHALDRSKVNWEFSDGPGFMNQYGPVLIMIGAIFLIMMFAARRMSGIGSPMSFGRSRGKLYAQDDIGITFEDIAGVEEAVEEVREIVDFLKYPEKYQRLGGRIPKGVLLVGPPGTGKTLLAKAIAGEAGVPFFSLSGSDFVEMFVGVGAARVRDMFQQASAKAPCIIFIDELDALGKSRSGNSVGVHDEREQTLNALLVEMDGFGANVGIIIIAATNRPETLDPALLRPGRFDRNVLVDRPDKSGRADILKVHVKNVKLGTDVDLQHIASITSGFSGADLGNLVNEAALLAARKGKNTVGQPEFDEGVERVTAGLEKKSRIMDEEEKRRVAYHEAAHALVACSLPDTDPVHKVSIIPRGLAALGYTMQRPAGERFLMTQAELEAQMQVLLAGTLAEEIVFKDISTGAQNDLERASAIARSMVMEFGMSRLGRVNYRESGRTPFLGRGGGEAGVRDHSEQTAREIDEEVRRIVDDMLQKARQILLERRQALESITDRLIEIEVMDAEELNRLIDETIPGPRFKPGTQGISRDAPVAPETPSTNINPASDTAS, from the coding sequence ATGTCGAACCAAGACGATCCAGAAAAGAAGGGCGAGGGCAAAGCTAGCAATTGGGTATGGTACCTCGTACTGACTTGCATCATCTTGCTTTCGGTAGGAGTCTTTTTCGTGCAGAATTCCATTCTGCGACTGAAATACCCCGACCTTATGCGGCTCTTGTCCGAAACGCGATACGTCGAAAAAGGCTCCACCGAGCTCCTGCTAACCACGCCTGGCGAGGATGGCCAAACCGTTGCGCGGACCGGTTCGGTCGTCATTCGCAATAGTGCTCAGCCAGATCGCACGATTACTCTCTCCAAAATTCGCGATGTGCGGATCGATGAGACGACCATTACAGGAATGGTGCACCAAGTCGTCAGGCAGGGGGATAAAGAGACCTCCAGTGGTGATACGCCATTTCGCTCCAACAAGGACAGTTCTGACGAAACGGCCAATGAGCTACGGCACGCTCTAGATCGCAGTAAAGTCAACTGGGAATTCTCCGATGGTCCCGGGTTCATGAACCAGTATGGACCGGTGCTGATCATGATCGGAGCGATTTTCCTGATTATGATGTTTGCCGCCCGTCGGATGTCTGGCATCGGCTCCCCCATGTCGTTCGGTCGCTCACGGGGCAAGCTCTACGCCCAAGACGATATTGGCATCACTTTTGAAGACATCGCGGGTGTCGAAGAGGCGGTAGAAGAGGTCCGCGAAATTGTGGACTTCCTCAAGTATCCTGAAAAATATCAGCGTTTAGGTGGACGGATTCCCAAGGGGGTGTTGCTGGTCGGCCCACCCGGAACCGGTAAAACCCTTCTTGCCAAGGCGATTGCCGGCGAAGCGGGAGTTCCATTTTTCAGCCTATCCGGCAGCGACTTTGTCGAAATGTTCGTGGGCGTAGGTGCTGCCCGCGTTCGGGACATGTTCCAACAAGCCAGTGCCAAGGCGCCGTGCATCATTTTCATCGATGAACTCGATGCGTTGGGCAAGAGTCGCAGTGGAAACAGTGTGGGGGTGCATGACGAACGAGAGCAGACACTCAATGCGCTTCTCGTTGAAATGGATGGCTTTGGCGCCAATGTCGGCATCATTATCATCGCTGCAACCAACCGTCCCGAAACCTTAGACCCTGCTCTCTTGCGACCAGGCCGTTTTGACCGCAACGTGCTAGTCGATCGCCCCGACAAATCGGGCCGAGCCGATATCCTCAAGGTGCACGTCAAGAACGTCAAACTGGGCACGGACGTTGATTTGCAACATATCGCATCGATTACCAGCGGGTTCAGTGGTGCAGACCTCGGCAATCTGGTCAATGAAGCGGCGTTGTTGGCTGCTCGTAAGGGTAAGAATACGGTGGGCCAGCCCGAATTCGACGAAGGCGTTGAGCGTGTTACGGCAGGCCTGGAAAAGAAGAGTCGCATCATGGACGAGGAGGAAAAGCGACGTGTGGCCTACCACGAAGCGGCTCACGCTCTGGTCGCCTGCTCGTTGCCCGATACCGATCCGGTGCACAAGGTCTCGATCATCCCTCGCGGCTTAGCTGCCTTGGGGTACACCATGCAGCGCCCCGCCGGTGAACGCTTCCTGATGACCCAGGCAGAGCTGGAAGCTCAGATGCAAGTTTTGTTGGCTGGGACGCTGGCCGAAGAAATTGTGTTTAAAGACATTAGCACCGGAGCTCAGAACGATCTGGAACGCGCTTCAGCCATTGCACGCAGCATGGTCATGGAGTTTGGCATGAGCCGCCTGGGGAGAGTCAATTATCGCGAAAGCGGTCGTACGCCATTCCTGGGACGCGGTGGCGGAGAGGCCGGTGTGCGTGATCACAGTGAACAAACCGCCCGTGAAATCGATGAAGAGGTTCGCCGCATCGTCGATGATATGCTGCAGAAGGCTCGTCAGATCTTACTCGAACGCCGGCAAGCTCTGGAAAGCATTACCGATCGTCTGATCGAAATCGAAGTCATGGATGCGGAGGAACTCAACCGTCTCATTGATGAGACTATCCCCGGTCCACGCTTCAAACCAGGAACTCAAGGTATCTCTCGCGATGCACCCGTTGCACCGGAGACGCCCTCAACCAACATCAATCCAGCGAGCGATACCGCTTCTTAA
- a CDS encoding serine/threonine-protein kinase: MIESLDVNVDDSLEPAELLALDEEQKTRLASILDQVLSGLEQGEAHDVQQLELEHPDLADVLVLYLEKLSALVPMPTGAKQENAPLIDVEFNQQLGDFRLLHEIGRGGMGVVYEARQASLNRTVAIKLLPLASMLDAHQIARFQNEAHAAGLLNHANIVPVYCVGVERGIHFYAMQLINGLSMEAWIEEQRSYRHEQWNPSGCVAWQTIVSWAAQISEALHAAHEAGVVHRDVKPSNLMLDEAGKVWITDFGLARVQSDVSLTGSGDLLGTMRYMSPEQACGEAALVDGRCDIYSLAATIYEMLALRPVHEGSDAATLLKKIDAHQLTPLRQICRELPRDLETVLHKALSKSRDQRYETARDFAADLRRVLAEEPTVARPPTPLDRIVRWGSKHRRSVLASLLIAALAVIGLGVGTAMLAAEKSISDANARRSDRNLRLARGVVDELGTQIAEMLDEIPAAERVRAQLLQQTLMYHQRFAAEIERDPEYSQDLAITYGKIGALHSQLGANDESLEALRLSERLYEQLAHRETDDAIQLAWSIAQNNLAKAQHASGNLQDAARYFSSAVALQEQLLASSTNSSVSPADDSQTRDGTASLILQLTTSLNNLGLLLAESGAFDRAQEIYQRAVELLIESDEVDHEGALSGQLATVRTNLSAALLPQDPSRAIREAQEALRGQLQALEAAPGNARLAQQTIATLNTLGSAQAAYRQYTAAVASYQQSVDIAQQLLQRLPEYPPYRRDLVLSLNHLGLAYSRVGDLPEARQAFEEARAQQQSLCEAFPTNAEWFSMLGAVFNNLGFLHRQLESSDVAAECFRSAIAAQEKAIKLAPDVQRYRDYLKKHTANLDPLPTGGNAT, encoded by the coding sequence ATGATCGAATCGCTTGACGTTAACGTCGATGACAGCTTGGAACCGGCCGAGCTGCTCGCACTGGACGAAGAACAAAAAACGCGGTTGGCCTCCATCCTGGACCAAGTTCTCAGTGGCTTAGAACAGGGGGAAGCCCACGACGTCCAGCAATTGGAGTTGGAGCATCCCGACCTGGCCGATGTTCTCGTGCTGTACCTTGAGAAGCTCAGCGCACTGGTCCCGATGCCCACTGGAGCGAAACAGGAAAACGCTCCTCTGATTGACGTTGAATTCAACCAACAGCTCGGTGATTTCAGGTTGTTGCACGAGATAGGTCGTGGAGGCATGGGGGTGGTTTACGAGGCGCGACAAGCGTCCCTCAATCGGACCGTGGCAATCAAGTTGTTGCCCCTCGCATCAATGCTTGATGCGCATCAAATCGCTAGGTTTCAGAACGAAGCGCACGCCGCAGGCTTGCTCAACCACGCAAACATTGTTCCGGTGTACTGCGTTGGTGTCGAACGAGGCATCCATTTTTATGCGATGCAGCTCATCAACGGGCTGTCGATGGAGGCCTGGATTGAGGAGCAACGGAGCTACCGCCATGAACAGTGGAATCCCTCTGGCTGCGTCGCTTGGCAGACGATCGTGTCGTGGGCAGCCCAAATTTCCGAGGCACTGCATGCGGCGCATGAAGCTGGAGTGGTGCATCGCGACGTCAAACCCTCCAATCTAATGTTGGATGAGGCTGGCAAGGTGTGGATCACCGACTTCGGTCTGGCACGGGTCCAAAGCGATGTCTCCCTTACCGGATCGGGGGATTTGCTGGGGACGATGCGCTACATGAGTCCCGAACAGGCATGCGGCGAAGCAGCTTTGGTCGATGGCCGCTGCGACATCTACTCCTTGGCTGCCACCATCTATGAAATGCTTGCCCTGCGGCCAGTTCACGAGGGGAGCGATGCGGCAACTCTGCTAAAAAAGATTGATGCCCACCAGCTGACTCCTCTGCGGCAGATCTGCAGAGAATTGCCTCGCGATTTGGAAACGGTCCTTCATAAGGCACTCTCCAAGTCGCGTGACCAACGCTATGAAACGGCTCGCGACTTTGCGGCCGATTTGCGACGGGTCTTAGCGGAGGAGCCAACGGTCGCGCGACCTCCCACGCCGCTGGACCGAATCGTCCGCTGGGGCTCCAAACATCGACGCAGCGTACTGGCTTCGCTGCTCATTGCCGCCCTCGCCGTAATAGGACTCGGGGTCGGTACTGCCATGCTGGCGGCCGAGAAGAGCATCTCGGATGCCAACGCGCGTCGCAGCGATCGCAATTTACGACTGGCACGGGGGGTCGTCGACGAACTGGGGACACAGATTGCGGAAATGCTGGACGAAATCCCAGCAGCCGAACGTGTGCGAGCGCAGCTCCTGCAGCAGACTCTCATGTACCATCAGCGGTTTGCGGCGGAAATCGAACGAGATCCTGAATACAGCCAAGATTTAGCGATTACCTATGGAAAGATCGGTGCACTGCACAGTCAGCTGGGCGCCAACGATGAGTCGTTGGAAGCGTTGCGACTCAGCGAACGGCTCTACGAACAGCTGGCCCATCGTGAGACAGACGATGCGATCCAACTTGCATGGTCAATCGCTCAGAACAATTTAGCCAAGGCCCAGCATGCGAGCGGCAATCTGCAAGATGCTGCGCGGTATTTTTCCAGCGCAGTCGCACTCCAGGAGCAACTGCTGGCAAGCTCGACAAATTCCAGTGTATCCCCGGCCGACGATTCGCAGACGCGCGACGGGACCGCATCGCTCATCCTGCAGCTGACAACCTCTCTCAACAACTTGGGACTCCTCCTGGCGGAATCTGGCGCTTTCGACCGAGCACAGGAAATCTACCAGCGCGCCGTCGAACTCCTGATCGAATCCGATGAAGTGGACCACGAGGGAGCACTCAGCGGGCAACTGGCGACGGTTCGTACAAACCTCAGTGCGGCCCTTCTCCCCCAAGATCCGTCGCGGGCCATTCGCGAAGCTCAAGAGGCACTGCGCGGGCAACTCCAGGCTCTTGAGGCGGCCCCAGGAAACGCTCGACTTGCGCAACAGACAATCGCTACGCTCAATACACTCGGTAGTGCTCAAGCCGCATACCGCCAGTACACGGCAGCGGTCGCCTCGTATCAGCAATCCGTCGATATTGCACAACAGTTATTGCAACGCTTACCTGAATACCCTCCCTACCGCCGCGATCTCGTATTGAGCTTGAATCATTTGGGATTGGCCTATTCACGCGTGGGAGACCTTCCGGAGGCTCGCCAAGCCTTCGAGGAGGCGCGGGCCCAACAACAGAGTCTCTGTGAGGCGTTTCCAACCAATGCGGAATGGTTTAGCATGCTGGGTGCCGTTTTCAACAATCTTGGTTTTTTGCACCGGCAACTGGAGAGTTCCGACGTCGCAGCGGAATGCTTTCGGTCAGCCATAGCCGCCCAGGAAAAAGCCATAAAACTGGCTCCAGATGTTCAGCGTTACCGTGATTACTTGAAGAAACATACTGCCAATCTGGACCCCTTGCCTACCGGAGGGAATGCAACATGA
- a CDS encoding sigma-70 family RNA polymerase sigma factor, translated as MIAANSSHSTGRFSQDTRGEDFLPLLAEARSGNTVALGQLLQWYINYLTVLASTGLDRRLQRRVSPSDLVQEAMLAAHRDFGDFRGQSQGELLCWLRQILVNTLHRAVARHVKAGKRDIRREVSIDQVTKQLEESTCTLAKLLPAHGDSPSAAIRAREDAVDLANQLSGLRPQYRDVIIFRVLQGLSFEEIGKRMERSPGATRMLWLRALQAFKPQLEPKDDEAPS; from the coding sequence ATGATTGCCGCGAATTCGTCTCACTCAACGGGTCGATTTAGCCAGGACACTCGTGGCGAAGACTTTCTACCTCTGTTGGCTGAAGCTCGCTCCGGCAATACGGTCGCGCTAGGCCAACTTCTGCAGTGGTATATCAACTACTTGACGGTCCTGGCCTCTACCGGCTTGGACCGCAGGCTTCAGCGTCGAGTCAGCCCAAGCGACCTCGTCCAAGAAGCCATGTTGGCAGCCCATCGAGACTTTGGCGATTTTCGTGGGCAGAGTCAGGGCGAGTTATTGTGTTGGCTGCGGCAAATCTTGGTCAACACGCTCCACCGTGCAGTGGCCCGCCATGTGAAAGCGGGAAAACGCGACATTCGCCGTGAAGTCTCGATTGACCAAGTCACCAAGCAGCTCGAAGAATCGACCTGCACGTTGGCCAAGCTCTTGCCTGCGCATGGTGACTCCCCCAGTGCGGCGATTCGAGCTCGCGAGGACGCAGTCGACCTAGCGAATCAGCTCAGTGGACTGCGTCCCCAGTATCGAGATGTGATCATCTTCCGCGTCCTGCAGGGCCTCTCCTTTGAAGAAATTGGGAAACGGATGGAGCGTTCTCCCGGGGCGACGCGGATGCTGTGGTTGCGCGCCTTGCAGGCCTTCAAACCTCAGTTGGAGCCCAAAGACGATGAGGCCCCTTCATGA
- a CDS encoding matrixin family metalloprotease encodes MRHRSPRSPRSNRRNRSRSLVHRVPTIQPLENRCVLAASLGWDGPGLGSAELTYHIENAPSSLSQADTTAAIEAALAIWESAADLTFTPTDQAGQRDSIDLSFTNIDGPGGTLAQAYFPDDVNPARIAGDVQFDASEAWEVGNTLGSAAYDLVWVAVHEIGHALGLDHSDAESGSVLAPFVSPNQAFTNLSAADVTAIQELYAPPVELTPVPDIEPMPEDSPTADDLPTSADTPTDSVDFNEHFSPQERWYRNVHWRRFGDWMDTHISVTFYTRGESDATDADPESTVELNYRHHLQWVDAVFAQFSHRSFTRYY; translated from the coding sequence ATGCGGCATCGATCCCCTCGCTCCCCACGAAGCAATCGACGCAACCGAAGCAGATCCCTAGTCCATCGCGTTCCTACGATTCAACCGCTCGAAAATCGTTGCGTGCTGGCGGCGAGTCTGGGGTGGGATGGACCTGGGCTCGGGAGCGCGGAATTGACCTACCACATTGAGAACGCTCCTAGCTCGCTGTCTCAAGCAGACACCACCGCCGCCATCGAAGCCGCCTTGGCAATCTGGGAGAGTGCAGCAGATCTTACGTTTACGCCGACAGACCAGGCTGGACAGCGTGATTCCATCGACCTTTCCTTCACCAACATTGATGGACCTGGAGGGACGCTTGCTCAAGCCTATTTTCCGGATGACGTGAATCCCGCCCGCATTGCCGGAGACGTCCAATTCGATGCATCGGAGGCATGGGAGGTGGGCAATACGCTCGGGAGCGCGGCTTACGATCTAGTATGGGTAGCCGTGCATGAGATTGGCCACGCTCTGGGGCTTGACCATTCCGACGCCGAGTCCGGATCGGTGCTCGCCCCTTTCGTATCGCCCAACCAAGCGTTCACGAACCTTTCTGCGGCAGATGTAACGGCAATTCAAGAACTCTACGCTCCGCCAGTTGAGCTGACACCGGTTCCAGACATTGAGCCCATGCCGGAGGATAGCCCAACTGCAGACGACCTCCCAACGTCAGCAGACACCCCCACGGATTCAGTGGATTTCAACGAGCATTTTTCTCCACAAGAGCGCTGGTATCGCAACGTTCACTGGCGCCGCTTCGGAGATTGGATGGACACGCACATTTCCGTAACGTTCTACACCCGTGGCGAGAGTGATGCGACAGATGCAGATCCGGAGAGCACCGTAGAGCTAAACTATCGACACCACCTTCAATGGGTAGATGCGGTATTCGCGCAATTTTCTCATCGATCGTTTACACGTTACTATTAA